In Pristis pectinata isolate sPriPec2 chromosome 7, sPriPec2.1.pri, whole genome shotgun sequence, the sequence tctatgttcaatgaatgCAGAAATTATGATTagtgaatttgcagatgacacaaaaatcactAGTGTTATTGGTAATGAGGAGGATAGTcaaaggctacaggatgatactaATCACTTGGTAACatgagcagagcaatggcagatggccaggctaggtctttattccatggaatgtagaagaatgaggggcaaccttatgtttaaaattatgagaggcatagataagatggatggtaacaggtaacagtcttttccccagggtaggggagttcaaacctaagggggcatagattagggcaagacgggaaagatttaaaagagacctgaggggcaacttttccacacagagggtgatgagtatatggaatgagctgtcagaggaagtggttgagggaggtacaatagtatcatataaattttttaaaattttatttacagcgtggtaacaggccattccggcccaatgagtccgcaccgcccattttaaacccccaaattaacctacccgtacgtctttagaatgtgggaggaaaccggagcacccggaggaaacccacgcagacacgggagaacgcacaaactccttacagacagtgacggaaaTCGAACCcctatcgctggcgctgtaatagcgttgcgttaACCGCTCTACGTTACCGTGCCGCCCTAGAAGCACTTATTCCTTCATCTGAGATTTTCATCATCTGTCTTACCTCCTTACATCATTCATTATCAACTTGTTGTTTGGTGACATTCCTGTAAAGCATCGAAGGATGTATTACAGTTTTAAAGATGACATACAGAATACGATCTCATGTGGTTCATGTGATGTTCTGATTTCCCCAGGAATTCCAGTTCTGGATCCAACGTCGATGTTATCTGAACTTCTATGCACTACTGTGAGTTGCTGTGCAAGCCGTCTGCAAAGGTTCTATCATGATGAACTATACTGTCATGTGTATGACCTAATCTTTAGTCTTGGAATCCCATTggatttggattcaaaattagcttgaccatagtggtggaggggtgtttctctgactggaggtccttgaccagtggtgttccacagggatcaatgctgggacctctgttgtttgtaatatactgtatatgaatGATCTGTAGatgggttgattagtaagtttgcagaaggcaTAACatttggtggagctgtggagtgtgaagaaggttatcaagggatacaacaggacatagatcagttggagatataggtggagaaaagaCAGATGGAGACTAATCCAGAAAAGTTTgcgctgttgcactttgggaggtcaactgtaaggggaaaatatacagtaaatggtaggacctttaagagcattaatgtacagagggatcaaatctatagttccctgaaagtgggaacacaagtGGATCAAGTGGTagagaaggcatacagcatacttgccttcactggtcaaggcattgagtataaaagttgggaagtcatgttgcaaatgtataaaactttggctaggccacacttggagtattgggtgcaattctggttgctgcattacaggaagaatgtggagctttggagaaggtacagaagaggttcatcagggtgttgcctggattagagagtattagctataaagagaggttggacaaacatggctTGTTAtatctggagtgttggagacctgatagaattgtataaaattacgagacgCCTAGATAgattctttttccccagagtggaaatctcaaatactagcATACATACCTTTAAGGTgcaaggaggaaagtttaaaggagatgtgcgaggctattgttttacagagagtggtaggtgcctgcaactcactgccagagtggtggaagcagacatgtcagtgatatttaggaggcatttagacttacacatgaatatgcaggaacatgcagggaaatggatcatgtgcaagcagatgggaatagtttaatttagcatcatggttggcatagacatcatgggttgaaggggctgttcctgtgctgtactgttctatatgaaATTTGTTTTCCTGCCTCTGATGAATGGGACCAATGGCTTCCTTCAATGTTGGTTGAGGCAAAAAAGAACTAAAATGAGCTACTGAATTTTGAGAATGCAGCTGCAAGTTTGTTTACATTGTTGGTCAAGAACAATGGTGCAGCTAAAATTCAGTCTTTTGGTTTTTCAAGAGAATTTTCTCGGGCACACCCTGCTGCTGACTGATATGTAAATACTTTTTTTACAATGAGTGCAACACCCCCTGCAGTGAATGCATTCATTAGACATTAAATGCTTCAAGTAACCTTGGAGAATGTGATAGATAATATACAACTAGATTTTCTTTCCTCACCCTCAACTAGTTTTGCTTTTGGATTCCTATTGCTGTATTTACAACGATTAGGATTTCCAATAACACCAATTGGGATTTGGATAAtgtatttcatttattttgaaaaattatgCTTCAATTGCCATTTGGGATTGAATTATGGCATATTATTATGATACATGGTGCAGATCACTGGTTTGTTTGTAGACAATGTTGTTATGCTCAAAAGCTGTTCTTTTTTTCTATATATGCTTACAATAGAGAACCCGTTGTTCTAATGAAAAAGACTTCTTGGTGCTTGCTTCATGGACTGTGAAGTACCTTTGATGTATGTTCACAGTTGTTTTGTAGAAACCCAAGTAGTCTTGCTAGGTGCCACAAACAATGAGTTAAATGACATCTTTATTGGGGATTGTTGCAAGAGGAATGCTAGTCCACGTGCCATTCAATAAATAAGGAAGCGAGCCTATTACATTATGGAGAGTGATGATATTCTGCCATTAAATGCAAGTTGCAAATAACTGGAGGAAAGACTACAAATTAAAGAGGGCATTGCTGCATTTAGTAACTGATCCTGattaaggaacagcaatatatttctaagctAGGATGGTGTGGAGAGGAACCTACAGATAGTGATGCACATAAATGTAAAATTCACTTCCTCTGGGACAAGAAACCAGCTCTACCACTCACTGGATGTGTGATAATTGATCTCCAACAGAACTGTGCAAAGTACAACTCCACCACATGAAGTGTCTCCtactttgatttcaattttaccgGGGCTTTGATGCCACAAATCTGATCTTGATTAGTTTGGGCCAAGGCTGCAATTAGATCTTGCATCACACAGGCATGGCAGAAACCAAATTTAGCATCAGCACACATATTAGTGAATGGGTGCTTACATCAATATCATTTTGGTGAGTAGATTGGTGGTGGCAGATGGGATTGGCCTGCTTTTTTTGTGAATGCATTCAGTAAATTTGTAGCTGTATTGGAATACCTTGGCTGGTAACAAGGCTGGTCTCAGAACACCACAGAGATCAGATTAAAGTGTGCAGTCCTGTGACATCTAATCATGAATGATGCTAGACTTGATgaatatcagattccagcatacaAATGCTTAAGGCTGAAATATAACCAGGGGTCAAAGCCTACATTGCTTGTTGTATTCAGTGCAGTCAGATACATTGATACATGGAGTGACTAGAACTGGTTAAAGACCCAACTTGTCACCTCTTTCAATGGAAGGCCCACATTTTAAACCTTTCAAGAGCAGCACTGAACAGGTCCTAGTTAAATTCACAGGTGGTATCCATATGACTGTGCAAGATGCACTTTGATTTTTCATTGCTAGCCACACCATCTCCTTCCATTCATATctcatggaaagaaaaacaatacaTCAGAAAGACCCAAAATAAGTAGTAACTATGCTTTGTTTttattaaggtatctttattagtcacatgtatttcactgtgtttcaatgtacatctttttgcgtagtgctctggggtcagcctgcaggtgttgccatgtttctggcaccaacataacatgcccacaactcaacctgtatgtttttgaagtgtgggaggaaaccagagcaccctgaggaaacccacacagacacagggagaatgtacaaactccttacagtggccagatttgaacccaggtcactagcactgtgaagtgttatgctaactgctgcaccactgtggggAAATTAGCAACTTCCAAGTGCTACTAGTTTATATGGCACTGATACACACTGGACAAAATTGGGAACAAATTTCCAAATCCTGCCACTAATCTTATGCATCAACAGGACCTGTCTAGAAAAATAAAACCAGTATCATGTGACCAAGGTCTCCATCCTAACCCATACTAttcaaattatattaaaaataaaatgaaaacccAGGACATTGTTTCTTCCATCTAATTGCattaaatttctatttttatacaaCATGCTCAAGAACTTGAGGCTAGATCTTACCCCATTTAGTGTCTATATTTACAattaaagaatttttaaatggtGCATTTCCTCAAATTTGTATTTGCAATACCATTGCTCCTTATTTGCAGAACAGTTTCAAGTGTGTGAACAGACAAGTCAGTAGTAGAAATAGTAATCCAATACTGCATTAGGATAGCGCTATCTTTAATTTTGATACTTGAAACTAGGATAGGTCAAGACAAAAGTATCAACTGTGAAGGAAAGTTGCCTTGGGTAAAGTATGCAAAATAATGACTTTCATCATAgcttttcaatttatttaatgCTAATGCTTCAAAGATCTGAACAGCTTTTACAGTTTTCTTAATATTCTTAAGACTAGCTTCAAATAATTCATTCTTTTACTCTATTTTCACAGCTACTTTTCTTCAGGCAGGATGTATGGAGGGTCATTTCACAGATGCCAAGTCAGTTAATATTAAAAAGTgacttaaaaaataaatcagtatAAAAAGCCAGTTTATGTACAAGCTTTAAAATAATAGCAAAAACTAAGTGTTGGTGTTCCAGTCcaacaaaatatgaaaaatacagGACTATTCTTGAAACATTTAAATATGTCACACCATTCTTAAAATATATACACCATATacataaattgaaataaaaacaatggatACAGGGGGATTGACAATTCCCAAAATATAAACAAACGTCAAGTCTGTAACAGTTGTGTGGTTTATAGACAAAGTTACATATACAAATTCAATACATCTTGCTATttatattgaaattgtatttggaCAAAACTTAGCTTGAAGTTATAGCAGCTATTTCATGCAAAGCCATTGAATAATGATTGAATGAAATTTCTGGCACCATTTCAGTTAATTACTTCCAAATTGGATTAATACTCAGTTGATTTAAAATCTAGGTGCTAAAACAAAACTTGATGGGTTTTAAGTATAGCATGTAAAATGGAATCAAAGCTATACCTCCACATTAATGTTTAACAGTTGCTTGTTGTGGTAGTAACTTTACTGGCAGAAGTATAGGAAGTCGATCTTTTGGAATATTTCAGGGAAGTAATGGAAGCCTGGACACTTCTAACAGTTCTGACACTACGACACCGCAGTGTATTTTGAACATGATCTCTAAAGTCTTTGGAAACAAAGTAATAAACAAAGGGATCAATGCAACTATTTATGCTAGATAGACAAAGGCTTATAATGTAAAGAGCATACACACTGCCATTCTGATTATATCTTATCATATAATAGTGGACAACAAGAATAACATTGCTAGGTGTGAAGCAAACTAAATACATCACCAGAACAGTGATAATCAAACTAATTGCTCTCTTGCGACTTTTcccaatgccatcttcaccaGATGAAGCTTTCAATGTTTTGATCATCAATACATATGCAGTCAAGGTCAATAATGCTGGAAAGAAAAATATCCCAATAGCCAAAGACAGAAAGTAGTCAAACATGCTAGAAGCCAACTTTGCTTCTGGTAGGACATCATGACAGGTTACAATGTTAAGGTCAGCAATCTTTGCTGTTTGCTGATTATTTAAGTATAATGGTATTGTGCCCAATACAATCAATATCCAAATGAAAATTGATACACCATAAGCTATGTCAGTCTTCCTCCTTGCCTGAGAAATTGGTTTTACAACCACCCAGTACCTTTGAACACTGAGGCAGGTAATGAATAAAATGGAACAGTACATGTTTCCATAGAAAAAAACAACTAGCACTTTGCACATTCCTTCTCCAAAAATCCAATTGTTGCCATTCAAATGGTATGCAATTTTCAAAGGGAACAAGATAATAAACAGGAGATCTGCCAACGCCAAGTTAGCCATGTAAATAGCTGCTGGGTGTTTAATCTTGGTTCGACAGGCAAAGACCCACAGTGCCATGGCATTCGCAGGCAAACCGATGATGAATACAATAATGTAGACCATTGGCAAAAAGATTGTTGTCAATCCACTGGTCAGAACAGATGCAGCGTACTTATCAATCACCAAGGCAGAATCAGGGTCACTCTCATTTGTTTTTGTGCCAATAAAGCTTCGACTTTCTGAAAGTAAAGGAGAATGTTGTTAACTGcattttgttaaataatatttcaGTTTGCAATTTTCACTTAAAACAGTTGATAGTAAGACACTTGCATTTTAGAAAGCAACCAAGTACTGGAACATTTTGTAACAATGGGATCTGGGGGTCCTGAAGCATGAAACAACAGTTGATAGCCACATATAAGTGATAAGGCCAATAGCAAGGGACAAGGCCAACAAAGTTGATCTTTGTTACTAGGGGTGCAGAGAATAAATGCAGGGAAATTTTTATGAAACTTTACAGAAAAATTGAAAccccacatctggagtactgcacacaattttgTTCTCTAAAGGATGTGCCTACATTGGGGCTGAGAAGGTACActacattgattcctgggatgaaggagttatGATATgaagagtatagaagaatgagagatgatctgatGAAACATACAATATTGAGGGGAATTGTCAGGTtggatgttgagaggatattTCTCCTAGTGGGGGGTATCTAGAACTGGCAGGGGGACAAAAGATATTCAGAATAAAAGGTGATAGATTTAAGACTGATggaagaatttttattttttgaaggtcaatcttcagaattctccacccttgagacctgtggaggcagagtcattgtaTATATGCAAGGCAGAgcttgacagacatttgaactgtaATGgagtcaagagatatggggaaagaATGAGAAAGTGAAGTCAAGGGCAagattggatcaaccatgatcttaatgaatggttgAACAAGCTTGAGGCTTCAGTCAAACAATTTGAAGTTTTAGAAGgtttttgtttattagtcacatgtgcatcaaaacagtgaaatgcatctttttgcattactgagaacgtgctggggcagcctgcaagtgtcaccactcttccagcaccaacatagcatgcccacagttttgATTTAATTATTGGTTCTATAAGTAAGCTTTCAACACTAATTTTCATGCTACTTCTATTGAATTGAGAAACCAGCTGCATTTGTACATTTAGGCCAAGTATTGAGAAAGGCAATTGTGTTTGATGCTTTTACTAGAACagtcaaaacaaaaggaataaatggTTTGTTCTGGGATGTTAGGTAGCAATGAGTTGACTATCCCAAGGATAAGTACTAGGCTTCAGCTACTCataatacatcaatgatttgcatGAGGAAAAAACAACACTCTGGTTTGTTTATGACATTAAACAAATTGAGATTGTGAATTAAGGTGAATGCAAAGACTAAAaggcatcacagacacagatgctgcaatctggagcaatacacaaaatactgaagaactcagcaggtcaggccagcatctgtggagggaaatgaacagtcaacgttttgggttgagacatttcaggtcaagacccttcatcaggactaaaaaGAAATACAATACTGAGAGTGTCAAAACACAGCAGATGAAGTATAGGTGGACAAGAGCAGGGTTATCCACTTTGTGGGGTAAAACAAAGATTATGTACTGTATTATTTAATGATATTAGATTGAGAAGGGTTGATATTAAAAAAGATCAATCAGCAAAAGCAAATATACAAGTGTGGCAAACAGTTACAGCAGTAAGTGGCATGGTGGCCTTCATAGCAAGAATATTTGCACACAGGATGTCTTGCTGTAATTATACAGGGGCAGGAATATTGTGTAGATTTGGTGCAGTAAGAGGTTCAACAGACTGAAACCTGGGTTGGCAGGAATGTCCTTTGAAAATTAGGTTAACTGTTTGTATTCATGGAGTTAAGAATGAAAGGGATTCTAATTGAAATACAACTGACAGCTGGATAGACTAGATGCAAGGCAGATGTTTTCCCCTGGCCCAGgtcagtctcaggatatggggcaAGATATTTTAGGACAGGgacgagaaatttctttactcagtgcTAAACCTGTGTAATTTGTAGAGGCcaagctgctgaatatttttaaggagatAAATTTCTAGATACAAGGCACCAAGggctgtgggaggagggggtgggggtagagaatATGGTACTGTGGTTGATGATAAGCCATGACTATCAAATAGCATAGCTGGCtccaaaggccaaatggcctacttatgCCCCTAATTTTCTACATATCTAAATTATTAGTGCAATGTTTGTACCTTACCAATAGATGCACTATATTTAGATGGTACATATTGACAGTTGTCTGTGTTATCCAGTAAAAAAGCACGAGACTTGACCACAGTAGAAATACCATCAACACTCAGAGCTGAGTCATCTCAACTAATTAGATAGGAATGAAGGCGAGGAACTTCCAGAGTAACAGAAGGATGAAATAAGCTTGCTCTTCCCAAGACAAGATAGGTACAATGAGTCCTGTGGTGTGGGTTTCTAGAAATGCTTGGAATATCAAACTGGCTTTGAAACTTTGCaataacagctacttccttttcAGCTGGAAGGTTTCTGATCCCAACAACTTTTAGTGAAAATTATCAAACTCAAGCCCTTCATCCCCAGCAGCATCTTGATAAAGCTCCACTCTACCTTAAAGTTTTCACATCTTTACTCAAATGTGTCTACAATAAATGATTCAGGACCCAACAAGTTATTTAAAGTTTGAGCATGACTATTTTCCTATTTATTCATGTAACAAACATGATATTTTTCTTTAAGCTTGCTGTGCCATCATTAAGGCTTTGTATAATGCACAATTCATTCACATTTTCAAAACTGTCAAAACACTTTCCAATTAGTCCTTTCAAAATTCATCCCTCCACACTTAACTTTCAATTCCATCTTCCATGCTTCTTCCCATCTCATTACCTGTCCTTCTTCCAGTCCAAGTGCTGAAAGACTCCCACTGCACTATTCTTGCTGTAAACTGCAGCTCTTTACCAATACACCTGCACTAGGTTTCTAGCACAGTGGAATTAGTTTCGTCATACAAGCGTCTCTTTAAAATTTTAGTCACTTTCCACAAATTGCTCTAAACCAAATCAATCTGTTTcagaatctggaaatctgaaataaagacaaaattgccagaaccaggtcaggcagcatctgtgacaatAGGTCAGGGTTGATAGAATAGATGTTATTCTCCTTCCAtatttgctgtctgacctgttgagtgtttgatATTTTCTGTATATTCCACAACCCCAATCATTAGGGTAAAGTACCAACTAATATCACATTTTGTTACATGACTTAAATTTGCCTCTTGCTGACTTTTGCATCTAAAAATTCAGTCCATCTCCTCAAATATACTGTGACATAGCCACCTCAGCCTTCTGtagaagagaatttcaaaggttcccCACCCTCAAGGATtttttcatttcagtcctaaatgtcacAGACTATATCCTGAGAGCAACTCCTAATTCTAGATATCCAGCCAGGGTAagacatcctctgcatccaatcTGTTCTCCTACCAATttcatacatttcaatgagatttttttGTTCTTCCAAACACTGGTGAACAGGCCTATTCTACCCTTATATGACTGTCTTCCAATCCCAGCAACCCATCTCAAACTTTCGTTGTGCTCTCTCAATGGCAAGTAGAGCCTTTTTTAGGTAGGGAGTCCTCAACTACACGCAATACTCCAGGAGCAACATTACCAACGCTTTGTGTAACTATTTTTGCTCCTGTAATCAAAACCTCTTGTTTTGAAGGCCAATGGACTATTTACCTTCAAACtgattgctgcatctgcatgtttcTTTCAATACTCTGACGTACAAGAGATCCCTCTCTCtattttttatattatatatatatattatatatataatattatattatattatatatataatattatattatatatatattattatatatatatatattatatatatattatatatattatattatatatataaaatataatattatatatatattatattatatatatatatattatatatatattatatatatatatataatattatattatatatatatatatattaaaagcCTCCCAATTAAATACTCTGGCTTTGCTTGTCTAACCAAAGTGATGAAACTTGACATTTTTCCATGCCCTACTGCACCTGCCAAGTACAAAGTTAAaacagacttcagatgctggaatcga encodes:
- the f2rl1.2 gene encoding coagulation factor II (thrombin) receptor-like 1, tandem duplicate 2, which produces MLWTILLAWVLVIPVCHAQSRSFIGTKTNESDPDSALVIDKYAASVLTSGLTTIFLPMVYIIVFIIGLPANAMALWVFACRTKIKHPAAIYMANLALADLLFIILFPLKIAYHLNGNNWIFGEGMCKVLVVFFYGNMYCSILFITCLSVQRYWVVVKPISQARRKTDIAYGVSIFIWILIVLGTIPLYLNNQQTAKIADLNIVTCHDVLPEAKLASSMFDYFLSLAIGIFFFPALLTLTAYVLMIKTLKASSGEDGIGKSRKRAISLIITVLVMYLVCFTPSNVILVVHYYMIRYNQNGSVYALYIISLCLSSINSCIDPFVYYFVSKDFRDHVQNTLRCRSVRTVRSVQASITSLKYSKRSTSYTSASKVTTTTSNC